One genomic region from Magallana gigas chromosome 3, xbMagGiga1.1, whole genome shotgun sequence encodes:
- the LOC105328011 gene encoding uncharacterized protein, with the protein MAVENMSRSVYEAMCEEIGTPQLVKYLRDRIEILELVWNKVVKIEQLKIMMSGSVREGFRYKHCASDVDQMIWQTNQRVIWDLFQSQLYDIYEDGLILCDNSESRPGYTLLRLPVERASPEALSVCIRMKRGLYISSSKYREIMLSSYLFGSTIHGPCCSGTILNVKFDNAICFASDFWPPSAFSWIDRCNSWPPSDVVNDIVENGCHFVAIGNKQGNFTDNEWRISFSQAEYKLVYSMNHLQFLTYGLLKIVLKEIINKGLKDEDKLLCSYHIKTVIFWAIQQNALHWCPQNLLANFWLCFKLLLKWVYDAPVQTFLYHKITCF; encoded by the coding sequence ATGGCTGTTGAGAATATGTCTAGGTCAGTATACGAGGCGATGTGTGAAGAGATCGGGACACCACAACTTGTGAAATACCTAAGAGATAGAATAGAAATTTTGGAGCTGGTGTGGAATAAGGTAGTAAAGATTGAACAACTTAAAATCATGATGAGTGGAAGTGTACGAGAGGGATTCCGATACAAACATTGCGCATCAGATGTAGACCAGATGATTTGGCAAACTAACCAACGAGTGATCTGGGATCTTTTTCAGTCCCAGTTGTACGACATCTACGAAGACGGCCTTATTCTTTGTGACAACTCAGAAAGTCGACCAGGTTACACTTTACTTCGGTTGCCAGTTGAACGTGCTAGCCCTGAAGCGCTGTCTGTTTGTATAAGGATGAAAAGGGGGCTCTACATATCCAGTTCAAAATACAGAGAGATCATGCTTTCATCATATTTATTTGGTTCTACAATCCATGGACCATGTTGCAGTGGAACAATTTTGAACGTTAAATTCGATAATGCAATCTGTTTTGCTAGCGACTTTTGGCCTCCATCTGCTTTTTCATGGATAGACAGATGTAACTCATGGCCCCCATCCGATGTTGTCAACGACATCGTCGAAAATGGATGTCACTTTGTAGCTATAGGAAACAAACAAGGCAACTTTACAGACAATGAATGGAGAATTTCTTTCTCACAAGCTGAATACAAACTTGTGTACTCAATGAATCATTTACAATTTCTAACCTATGGTTTGCTGAAAATTGTCCTAaaggaaataattaataaaggatTAAAGGATGAAGATAAACTTTTGTGTTCCTACCACATAAAAACAGTTATTTTCTGGGCAATTCAACAAAACGCACTCCATTGGTGCCCTCAAAATCTCCTTGCAAATTTTTGGCTTTGCTTCAAACTCCTTCTCAAATGGGTCTACGATGCGCCTGTCCAAACTTTTTTATACCACaaaataacatgtttttaa
- the LOC105326489 gene encoding uncharacterized protein → MRLLQLIALVSISFEYIQSCCFPSVFEVTKNNTIIAEENSTNQEKIYFSAEIGKAAEVRTNEWGQTERKIYDRATKKRYIITDENVCDVTDLRSPVCCRRVVQTLRINMHLLQFMALILISISYTKSCCFPSEVEVTAMGYGLIAQGKTNYQKEIQLYYDADEEKIAIVSTNRIGQKLRIISDYSAKKRYVITNENVCNVTDLNMPFQEICVPTKAVFVGSAVLGNSYDNMTVDNYYVNMTQGNLSFDVNLMATPMKGDDCTVEGMVSIGKDKNGYQIFETRVYMNYSFKITDNSVFLPPKQCNQPDTMGILLFDVLEEIRSGILIF, encoded by the exons atgCGTTTGCTTCAACTTATAGCACTTGTTTCGATCAGTTTTGAATACATCCAGTCGTGCTGCTTCCCGAGTGTGTTCGAGGTGACGAAAAACAACACGATCATTGCCGAGGAGAATTCAACTAATCAG gaaaagATTTACTTTAGCGCAGAAATAGGGAAGGCTGCTGAAGTCAGAACAAATGAATGGGGACAGACTGAGCGCAAAATTTACGATAGAGCCACCAAAAAGCGTTACATCATCACAGACGAAAACGTGTGTGACGTCACAGATCT ACGATCTCCTGTTTGTTGCAGAAGAGTTGTCCAAACATTACGTATCAACATGCATTTACTGCAGTTTATGGCACTTATTTTGATAAGTATTTCCTATACCAAGTCATGCTGTTTCCCGAGTGAGGTCGAGGTAACGGCTATGGGATACGGGTTAATTGCACAAGGGAAGACGAATTATCAG AAGGAGATCCAGTTATATTATGACGCGGATGAGGAGAAGATTGCCATTGTCAGCACGAACAGAATCGGGCAGAAGCTGCGCATAATTTCCGATTATTCTGCCAAAAAGCGTTACGTCATCACCAACGAAAATGTGTGCAACGTCACAGATCTGAATATGCCGTTTCAAGAGATTTGTGTGCCGACAAAGGCCGTTTTCGTAGGGTCAGCGGTGCTCGGCAATAGCTATGACAACATGACGGTCGATAATTATTACGTCAACATGACTCAGGGAAACTTGTCTTTCGATGTAAACCTCATGGCCACTCCTATGAAGGGCGATGATTGCACTGTGGAAGGAATGGTCTCGATCGGAAAGGACAAAAACGGATACCAGATATTTGAAACAAGAGTGTACATGAACTACTCGTTTAAAATCACGGACAACTCAGTGTTTCTACCCCCCAAACAATGCAACCAACCAGACACCATGGGCATCCTTTTGTTTGATGTTCTAGAAGAAATCCGAAGtgggattttgattttttag